In the genome of Haloferax mediterranei ATCC 33500, one region contains:
- a CDS encoding COG1361 family protein: MNVSLQYSDRGVEHQITRTYQTNFDSPTNPGKIILTDVKATQTGGSLEISATAGNVGSSTVEGVVVSVADSPAVERSKYFVGSVDKSDFSSFTLQSNVAGNVSSVPVKVAYTVGGVKKSFTTNVSVSRQVVRRQAPSGGGLPLLPAGGAALVLLVGAVAYIRRR, from the coding sequence GTGAACGTGTCGCTTCAGTATTCGGATCGAGGTGTAGAACACCAAATCACCCGAACATATCAGACCAACTTTGACTCCCCGACAAACCCCGGTAAAATCATCTTAACTGACGTCAAAGCGACGCAGACCGGTGGGTCTCTCGAAATATCAGCAACTGCCGGGAACGTTGGGTCGAGTACTGTCGAAGGCGTCGTCGTCTCGGTTGCCGATTCACCGGCCGTTGAACGAAGCAAGTACTTCGTCGGAAGTGTCGACAAGAGTGATTTCTCGTCGTTCACGCTCCAATCGAATGTTGCTGGTAACGTATCATCTGTGCCGGTCAAGGTGGCGTACACCGTTGGCGGCGTGAAGAAATCGTTCACTACAAACGTCAGCGTCAGCCGCCAAGTCGTGAGACGGCAAGCACCCAGCGGTGGTGGGCTCCCACTGCTCCCGGCAGGCGGTGCTGCCCTCGTACTGCTCGTCGGTGCAGTAGCCTACATCCGGCGACGATGA
- a CDS encoding ABC transporter ATP-binding protein — MTPDISPHIDMEQAGETRESVQRSTMNAADDVIIRGEDVVKEYQTGNQTVQALKGIDFGIRPSDFVAIVGPSGSGKSTLLNLLGLLDVPSNGTVRLRGEDVSTFSDADRTNKRKRTIGFVFQSFYLIPTLTALENVEMPRMLDKTPVKTRERAKDLLCRVGLDDRLDHYPDELSGGQKQRVAIARSLINDPAILLADEPTGNLDRDTGDQILALFDELRAEEDVAVVTVTHDAYVADEADRVVNLVDGVIEDAGETESREEIKQ, encoded by the coding sequence ATGACTCCGGACATCTCCCCACATATCGATATGGAACAAGCGGGAGAAACCCGCGAGAGTGTTCAGAGGTCTACGATGAACGCTGCTGATGACGTAATCATTCGGGGCGAAGACGTCGTTAAAGAGTACCAAACGGGAAACCAGACCGTTCAAGCGCTGAAAGGCATCGACTTCGGTATTCGGCCGTCCGACTTCGTCGCTATCGTTGGACCGTCAGGAAGTGGGAAGTCCACGCTACTCAACCTCCTGGGATTGCTTGACGTCCCGTCTAACGGTACGGTTCGACTCCGGGGAGAGGACGTATCGACGTTCTCTGACGCCGACCGGACAAATAAGCGAAAGCGTACTATCGGGTTCGTCTTCCAGAGCTTCTACCTCATTCCGACCCTGACGGCACTGGAGAACGTGGAGATGCCGAGGATGCTCGACAAAACGCCCGTGAAAACGCGCGAGCGTGCGAAAGACCTGCTCTGCCGAGTCGGTCTCGACGACCGACTCGACCACTATCCGGACGAACTCTCCGGTGGGCAGAAACAACGAGTTGCCATCGCACGGTCACTGATAAACGACCCAGCGATTCTGTTGGCGGACGAACCGACGGGGAATCTCGACAGGGATACCGGCGACCAAATCCTCGCCCTATTCGACGAACTTCGCGCCGAAGAGGACGTTGCTGTCGTTACGGTCACCCACGACGCGTACGTCGCCGACGAAGCCGACCGTGTGGTGAACCTAGTTGACGGAGTCATCGAAGACGCAGGTGAGACGGAGTCGAGAGAGGAGATCAAACAGTGA
- a CDS encoding ABC transporter permease, whose protein sequence is MSWLRRLVARFPTVLLARRNLSRATARSTLAIVAIVIGVVAIGTIGAGGEAFKQDQMEAYEGFGGTATVSPVYHENENGSLTGGFSDHDINRMRQTTDGATILPVVERWDAVVRTPSGETIVTAQIKGLDNLGRFYEAQSGTIPDNWRRSVVIGSRVAENNDIQTGDQVTVAVNGSFARSFRVAAVLEPQGFADQLQADRAVFVPVKQFEDPEYDSVIVSVDSRTGSIGKASKSLETEFNTRRRNIAVSEVQEQRDQFERMFETINKFLIGVGSISLLVAAVTIANTMLMSAIEREREIGVMRAVGYPKTAVISLLLSESAILGMVGSAIGVPIALGIGMGLNQLLVGDPLAFTTAGLQYIGIGALFGIGTSVFAGVYPAWKAANKRPVEALD, encoded by the coding sequence GTGAGTTGGCTCCGTCGCCTTGTAGCGAGGTTCCCAACCGTCCTCTTGGCCCGGAGGAATCTCTCGCGTGCCACTGCCCGGTCGACGCTCGCGATAGTCGCAATCGTCATCGGCGTCGTCGCAATCGGAACGATTGGTGCGGGTGGTGAAGCGTTCAAGCAGGATCAAATGGAGGCGTACGAAGGGTTCGGTGGAACTGCGACCGTCAGTCCCGTCTATCATGAGAACGAAAACGGGAGCCTGACCGGCGGGTTCTCGGACCACGATATCAACCGGATGCGTCAGACGACCGACGGAGCGACGATTCTCCCCGTTGTCGAGCGCTGGGATGCGGTCGTCAGAACACCGTCGGGAGAGACTATCGTCACAGCACAAATAAAAGGACTCGATAACCTCGGACGGTTCTATGAGGCGCAGTCCGGGACGATTCCGGACAACTGGCGACGGAGCGTCGTCATCGGATCACGGGTCGCAGAGAACAATGACATCCAGACGGGAGACCAAGTGACTGTGGCGGTAAACGGGAGCTTTGCCCGTTCCTTCCGTGTCGCAGCGGTTCTCGAACCGCAAGGCTTTGCCGACCAGTTGCAGGCCGACCGTGCCGTGTTCGTTCCGGTCAAGCAGTTCGAGGACCCCGAGTACGACAGCGTAATCGTCAGCGTCGACTCACGGACGGGCTCGATAGGCAAGGCTTCCAAAAGCCTCGAAACGGAGTTCAATACGCGACGGCGGAACATCGCGGTTTCCGAGGTCCAAGAACAGCGAGACCAGTTCGAACGGATGTTCGAGACCATCAACAAGTTCCTCATCGGCGTCGGGTCAATCTCGCTACTCGTCGCCGCCGTCACGATTGCAAACACGATGCTGATGTCGGCAATCGAACGTGAGCGTGAAATCGGCGTGATGCGGGCAGTTGGATACCCAAAGACGGCAGTTATTAGCCTCCTCCTCTCCGAATCCGCTATCCTCGGAATGGTCGGCTCCGCAATTGGAGTCCCGATTGCACTCGGTATCGGGATGGGGCTCAATCAGCTCCTCGTCGGCGACCCACTCGCGTTCACGACCGCAGGATTGCAGTACATCGGCATCGGAGCGCTCTTCGGTATCGGTACGTCCGTATTTGCTGGTGTGTACCCCGCCTGGAAGGCGGCGAACAAACGACCTGTAGAGGCGCTGGACTGA
- a CDS encoding ABC transporter permease has translation MSWLYRIVGRFPRLVIARRNISRAKARSILAAASILIGVVAIGAIGAGGAAFKQSQLQNIQDQGATNVFVSPGFDMEGSYFDQEDLKAIDETVGPAGIVATRSGEMEIIKRDGTREGISVTYLDNPRKTREVERGQIPDNWRQSVVVSHDFADERDIAPGERVKLVSEEETAAGTVETEHTYRVVAVLAEARSFGWSEIYLPIEQAEDRRYSQVRVTTSSTDRAEAVAEALRDRFNDRKDKLLVFELTSLVRMFKTIVNGINTFLAGLGSISLLVAGVSITNTMLMAVIKRREEIGVLRAVGYSKGDIVQILLLESVLLGALGSGVGIVIAIGVALVANSMFLGDPFAFTQSALLYLAGAIAFGILTSLLAGVYPAWRAANERPIDALRG, from the coding sequence ATGAGCTGGCTCTACCGAATCGTGGGTCGATTCCCGAGACTCGTCATCGCCCGTCGGAATATCTCGCGGGCGAAAGCTCGGTCGATACTCGCAGCCGCCTCCATCCTCATCGGTGTCGTCGCAATCGGTGCGATTGGAGCAGGCGGCGCGGCGTTCAAACAGAGTCAACTCCAGAACATCCAGGACCAAGGCGCGACGAACGTCTTCGTCTCTCCGGGATTCGATATGGAAGGGTCGTACTTCGACCAAGAAGACCTAAAGGCAATAGACGAGACAGTCGGTCCAGCCGGAATCGTCGCGACGAGAAGCGGGGAGATGGAGATCATCAAGCGGGACGGTACCCGTGAGGGGATTTCGGTTACCTATCTCGATAACCCTCGAAAGACACGCGAGGTAGAACGAGGGCAGATTCCCGACAACTGGCGACAGAGCGTCGTCGTTTCCCACGACTTTGCCGATGAGCGTGACATTGCCCCGGGTGAACGGGTCAAACTCGTCTCAGAAGAGGAAACCGCGGCCGGAACGGTCGAGACCGAACACACGTATCGCGTCGTCGCCGTACTGGCGGAAGCCCGGTCGTTCGGGTGGAGTGAAATCTATCTCCCCATCGAACAAGCCGAAGACAGACGGTACAGTCAAGTTCGGGTGACAACGAGCTCGACTGACAGAGCGGAGGCCGTCGCAGAAGCACTCCGTGACCGATTTAACGACCGAAAAGACAAACTCCTCGTCTTCGAACTCACCTCGCTCGTCCGTATGTTCAAGACCATCGTGAACGGGATTAACACGTTCCTCGCGGGATTGGGGTCCATCTCACTGCTCGTGGCCGGCGTCTCGATTACGAACACGATGCTGATGGCCGTCATCAAGCGCCGCGAGGAAATCGGCGTACTGCGGGCGGTAGGATACAGCAAAGGAGATATCGTACAGATTCTCCTTCTCGAATCGGTGCTGTTAGGCGCACTCGGGTCGGGTGTCGGAATCGTAATCGCTATCGGAGTGGCGTTGGTGGCGAACTCGATGTTCCTTGGTGACCCGTTTGCCTTCACGCAGTCCGCACTGCTGTACTTGGCCGGGGCGATAGCATTCGGGATTTTGACGAGCTTGCTCGCCGGTGTGTACCCGGCGTGGCGAGCAGCAAACGAACGGCCCATCGACGCGCTGCGGGGGTGA
- a CDS encoding PQQ-binding-like beta-propeller repeat protein, with protein sequence MTPYPEGKSTPTLAGDAMFVSKAVSIDAYDATDGSLCWRRENVGVGTSVNSPALISDTLVGSSTDRLLAYNPRNGEKKWKYDTGETSATVAARDETVYTLVNAQKDGDKYGVASIDPATGDELWRTAGLPESNSPLVVDDDQIYYAGHRSDVYALSRRDGTVQWQTPISLPKNGSPSVGVTDELVHVQSGIGEFATLNPNDGRTVWDEPLDTISSYVPPVVAGATRFVVEETTLHAFDATTGDKQWSKGLSSVPAGPLSVVDDAAYIGLKDTGLVRVGD encoded by the coding sequence ATGACCCCCTACCCAGAAGGGAAATCAACGCCAACGCTCGCCGGGGATGCAATGTTCGTCTCCAAGGCGGTATCGATTGATGCGTACGACGCCACGGATGGTTCGCTCTGTTGGCGAAGAGAGAATGTTGGCGTCGGAACGAGTGTCAATTCTCCTGCACTCATTTCGGACACCCTCGTCGGAAGTAGTACTGACCGTCTCTTGGCCTATAATCCTCGTAACGGCGAAAAGAAGTGGAAATACGACACTGGTGAAACCAGTGCAACGGTCGCTGCACGAGATGAGACCGTGTATACGCTCGTGAACGCCCAGAAAGACGGCGACAAGTACGGGGTCGCTTCCATCGACCCCGCGACTGGTGACGAACTGTGGCGGACCGCCGGTCTGCCGGAAAGTAACTCTCCACTCGTCGTTGACGACGACCAAATATACTATGCCGGCCATCGTAGCGACGTGTACGCCCTGTCACGTCGCGACGGAACGGTCCAGTGGCAAACACCTATTTCACTCCCCAAAAATGGGTCCCCATCCGTCGGGGTAACAGACGAACTCGTCCACGTACAGTCCGGTATCGGGGAGTTTGCCACGCTCAACCCTAACGATGGTCGTACGGTATGGGACGAGCCACTCGACACGATTTCATCGTACGTTCCTCCCGTCGTCGCCGGTGCGACGCGGTTTGTCGTTGAAGAGACGACGCTCCACGCGTTCGACGCCACCACTGGCGATAAACAGTGGTCGAAGGGACTCAGCTCCGTTCCTGCCGGACCTCTCTCAGTCGTCGACGACGCGGCGTACATCGGGTTGAAAGATACTGGACTCGTCCGTGTTGGCGATTGA
- a CDS encoding HFX_2341 family transcriptional regulator domain-containing protein, whose product MKRHLRVHVVPLWREHDRIIGPVEDDRPDHVYLLEHEDPSVERPNYHETVVDRITDVVGTPPAVEYVDLFDMYEVMGAITTIADWHPDDLVRVNVTAGTKRAAIGATMACMDEHTDAEPYVVDPKSRPHGLDTPATEGFEEASLLTTYQINSPTPDQVATLAIIEAHDTDSKHAKKKTLITEAAHYGLDFMNGRVDGDPAGYKPTNGDYNVLDNRVTSTLEHKEYVCITRHGTRQYLSLTEEGRQTLRAFRHRAESVITDLEARTKSPEDDIEFVLDNPVDTLVENRS is encoded by the coding sequence ATGAAACGTCACCTCCGTGTTCACGTCGTCCCTCTGTGGCGCGAACACGACCGCATCATCGGTCCCGTCGAGGACGACCGGCCTGACCACGTTTATCTCCTCGAACACGAGGACCCGTCGGTCGAGCGGCCGAACTACCACGAAACGGTTGTCGACCGCATCACCGATGTCGTCGGCACGCCGCCCGCCGTCGAGTACGTCGACCTCTTCGATATGTACGAGGTGATGGGTGCCATCACCACGATTGCCGACTGGCACCCGGACGACCTCGTTCGAGTCAACGTCACCGCCGGGACGAAGCGGGCGGCAATCGGCGCGACGATGGCGTGTATGGACGAACACACCGATGCTGAGCCGTACGTTGTCGATCCAAAATCCCGCCCACACGGTCTCGACACCCCTGCCACGGAAGGGTTCGAGGAGGCATCGCTCCTAACGACGTACCAGATTAACTCTCCGACCCCCGACCAGGTCGCTACGCTCGCAATCATCGAAGCTCACGATACCGACTCGAAACACGCTAAGAAGAAGACGCTCATTACGGAAGCAGCACACTACGGTCTCGACTTCATGAACGGCCGCGTCGACGGCGACCCGGCGGGCTACAAGCCTACAAACGGTGACTACAACGTCCTCGACAATCGCGTCACGTCGACACTCGAACACAAGGAATACGTGTGTATCACCAGACACGGCACGCGCCAATATCTCTCGCTCACTGAAGAGGGACGCCAGACGCTCCGTGCGTTCCGTCACCGGGCCGAATCCGTCATTACCGACCTTGAAGCGCGGACAAAAAGCCCGGAAGACGACATCGAATTCGTCCTCGACAACCCTGTCGACACGCTCGTCGAGAACCGGTCGTAG
- the thrS gene encoding threonine--tRNA ligase, with the protein MSQQNSSTIVVTLPDGSERHVPRGTTVEEVAYRIGEGLGRDTVAGIVDHELVAAAEPITEDATVEIVTESSDEYLDVLRHSAAHIFAQALQRLHPEAKLAIGPYTDEGFYYDIYGVDLNGDDLAEIQAEAEEIIEADYDIERVELDREDAFEYYDDNQFKREILEQEAAGEDPVTFYRQGEFQDLCKGPHVSSTGKIGGFELLDISAAYWRGDEENESLTRVYGTAFESESELEDYLELRREAEKRDHRKLARELDLFSIPAHSPGCVHYHPNGMAIRRELEAYIREKNEDLGYDEVRTPELNKAKLWQKSGHYENFRENGEMFAWEQDDTEYGLKPMNCANHSHIYDTSMRSYRDLPIRFSEFGNVFRNEQSGELSGLLRVRGLTQDDGHAYVRPDQIQSEILNILQAIEDIYSHFGLEVLYKLETRGENAIGGEALWEQATDALRDALHEKNLDFDIESGEAAFYGPKIGINARDALGREWTIGTVQVDFNIPRRLDLTYVGEDNKEHYPVMIHRALLGSFERFMGVIIEHFDGKFPTWLAPEQIRVLPISDDNLDYAREVASELDEYRVEIEDRSWTIGKKIQTAHEDRVPYMIIVGDDEEGSNTISVRDRKEREANDIERDAFRNHLEREVTQKHLEPTFLAGQ; encoded by the coding sequence ATGTCACAGCAGAACTCCTCCACGATAGTGGTAACGCTCCCAGATGGTTCCGAACGTCACGTTCCTCGGGGAACCACTGTCGAAGAAGTCGCGTATCGAATCGGCGAGGGTCTCGGCCGCGATACGGTCGCTGGAATCGTCGACCACGAACTCGTCGCGGCGGCGGAACCAATCACCGAAGACGCCACCGTCGAAATCGTCACCGAAAGCTCAGACGAGTATTTGGACGTGCTGCGCCACTCGGCGGCACACATCTTCGCACAGGCCCTTCAGCGTCTCCATCCCGAGGCGAAACTGGCTATCGGACCCTACACCGACGAAGGGTTCTACTACGACATCTATGGCGTAGACCTCAACGGCGACGACCTCGCGGAGATTCAAGCCGAAGCCGAGGAAATAATCGAAGCAGACTACGACATCGAGCGCGTCGAATTGGACCGCGAGGACGCCTTCGAGTATTACGATGACAATCAGTTCAAGCGCGAAATCCTGGAGCAGGAAGCCGCAGGCGAGGACCCGGTTACGTTCTACCGACAGGGTGAGTTTCAGGACCTCTGCAAGGGTCCGCACGTCTCATCGACGGGGAAAATCGGCGGCTTCGAACTCCTCGATATCTCCGCGGCCTACTGGCGCGGCGACGAGGAAAACGAGTCACTCACGCGCGTCTACGGGACGGCCTTCGAGTCCGAATCGGAACTGGAAGACTACCTCGAACTGCGCCGGGAAGCCGAAAAGCGCGACCACCGCAAACTTGCTCGGGAACTCGACCTCTTCAGTATTCCCGCTCACTCGCCGGGATGCGTTCACTACCACCCGAACGGGATGGCGATTCGGCGCGAACTCGAAGCCTACATCCGCGAGAAAAACGAAGACCTCGGGTACGACGAAGTACGGACGCCAGAATTGAACAAGGCGAAACTCTGGCAGAAGTCCGGCCACTACGAAAACTTCCGAGAGAACGGCGAGATGTTCGCGTGGGAACAGGATGACACCGAGTACGGCTTGAAGCCGATGAACTGTGCAAACCACAGTCACATCTACGACACCTCCATGCGCTCCTATCGGGACCTCCCGATACGTTTCAGCGAATTCGGGAACGTCTTCCGGAACGAGCAGTCGGGCGAACTTTCCGGACTGCTTCGCGTGCGCGGTTTAACCCAAGACGACGGGCACGCTTACGTCCGCCCCGACCAGATTCAGTCGGAGATTCTGAACATCCTCCAAGCCATCGAGGACATCTACAGCCACTTCGGCCTCGAAGTCCTCTATAAACTGGAGACGCGCGGCGAGAACGCCATTGGTGGCGAGGCACTCTGGGAACAAGCGACGGACGCGCTTCGTGACGCCCTCCACGAGAAGAACCTCGACTTCGACATCGAATCGGGAGAAGCCGCCTTCTACGGACCGAAAATCGGTATCAACGCCCGCGACGCGCTCGGCCGCGAATGGACCATCGGGACCGTGCAGGTCGACTTCAACATCCCGCGCCGACTCGACCTGACGTACGTCGGCGAGGATAACAAAGAACACTACCCAGTGATGATTCATCGTGCCCTCCTCGGGTCCTTCGAGCGCTTCATGGGCGTTATCATCGAGCACTTCGACGGCAAGTTCCCGACGTGGCTCGCCCCCGAGCAGATCCGCGTCCTCCCCATCAGCGACGACAACCTCGACTACGCTCGCGAGGTTGCCAGCGAACTCGACGAGTACCGCGTCGAAATCGAGGACCGCTCGTGGACCATCGGGAAGAAAATCCAGACGGCTCACGAGGACCGCGTCCCCTATATGATTATCGTCGGCGACGACGAGGAAGGGTCGAACACGATTTCAGTCCGTGACCGAAAGGAGCGCGAGGCAAACGACATCGAGCGAGATGCGTTCCGGAACCACCTCGAACGTGAGGTCACGCAGAAACACCTCGAACCGACGTTCCTCGCAGGTCAGTAG
- a CDS encoding phosphosulfolactate synthase has protein sequence MADPDRPFDFLHVNEREDKPREKGITEIRGPYYDPMGPRELRDILETVGHYVDIYKFSGGSFALMPEDAVTEMIGICHEHDVKVNTGGYIENVLVRDNDKIEEYVEECARVGFDIVEISSGFLAIDTDDMIRMTELVAQKGLEPKPEINVQFGAGGASAPEELEREGQQDPQQAIEEGKRHLEAGAEHLMVEAEGITEEVTEWRTDVVYEIANELGMENLVFEAPGPEMFEWYVKNFGPEVNLFVDNSQIVELECMRSGLWGKATSWGRVVSYKE, from the coding sequence ATGGCAGACCCAGACCGACCTTTCGACTTCCTGCACGTCAACGAGCGAGAGGACAAGCCACGCGAAAAAGGAATCACGGAGATTCGCGGGCCGTACTACGACCCGATGGGACCGCGCGAACTGCGGGATATCCTAGAGACAGTGGGTCACTACGTCGATATCTACAAGTTCAGTGGTGGCTCGTTCGCGCTGATGCCCGAGGACGCCGTCACGGAGATGATTGGCATCTGCCACGAACACGACGTAAAGGTGAACACCGGCGGATACATCGAGAACGTCCTCGTTAGAGACAACGACAAGATTGAGGAATACGTCGAGGAGTGTGCGCGCGTCGGCTTCGACATCGTCGAAATTTCCTCGGGCTTTCTCGCTATCGACACGGATGATATGATTCGGATGACCGAACTGGTCGCCCAAAAAGGACTGGAACCCAAACCCGAAATCAACGTTCAGTTCGGCGCTGGTGGCGCTTCTGCTCCCGAAGAACTCGAGCGTGAAGGGCAACAAGACCCACAGCAGGCAATCGAGGAGGGTAAGCGCCACCTCGAAGCCGGTGCCGAGCACCTGATGGTCGAAGCCGAAGGCATCACCGAGGAAGTCACCGAGTGGCGGACCGATGTCGTCTACGAGATAGCGAACGAACTCGGCATGGAAAACCTCGTGTTTGAGGCACCGGGTCCTGAGATGTTCGAGTGGTACGTCAAGAACTTCGGACCAGAGGTCAACCTGTTCGTCGATAACTCACAAATCGTCGAACTCGAATGCATGCGCTCCGGTCTCTGGGGCAAAGCCACCTCGTGGGGACGGGTGGTCTCTTACAAAGAATAG
- a CDS encoding MmgE/PrpD family protein: MTTTDELATFIREVDYETLPDDIVEATKKRLLDSVGIALGAAESETAAAVRETVLQEGRDACSLWATDERASPSGAAMYNTVLTRYLDFMDSFLAPGETPHPSDNVGTVVAVGELVDATGRDLIEATALAYEIQGELAWNAPVRDRGFDHVTHTVITQATAAAALLDLDHEAIRDAIGIAGTAHNALRVTRTGGINEWKGVASGNAARNGTYAALLADNGMEGPKDLFEGQKGWKQIIAGDFEVDLDTSCSRVHDVMTKRYVAETYAQSAVEGIIDLAEEHDIDHEEVTSIDLDTFHGAKLIIGGGEGDRHEVETKAQADHSLPYMLAAALIDRQMLTEQYERARIQSEDVQTLLQTVTVEEDEELTERFEDGEMPAVIDIELEDGTTYHVEKDDFRGHPNTPMDWDELEAKFHPMAATVYGESRREEIIDCIRNLEERHVDDLLALLD; the protein is encoded by the coding sequence ATGACAACAACCGACGAGCTTGCCACGTTCATTCGCGAAGTGGACTACGAAACCCTCCCGGACGACATCGTTGAAGCGACGAAAAAGCGTCTTCTCGACTCCGTAGGTATCGCGCTCGGGGCCGCCGAGTCCGAAACGGCCGCGGCAGTGCGCGAGACAGTTTTACAGGAGGGAAGAGACGCCTGTTCGCTGTGGGCGACAGACGAGAGAGCCTCGCCGTCCGGAGCAGCGATGTACAACACGGTGTTGACTCGGTATCTCGATTTCATGGATTCGTTCCTCGCCCCCGGCGAGACGCCCCACCCGAGCGACAACGTCGGAACGGTCGTCGCAGTCGGTGAGCTGGTCGACGCAACGGGCCGTGACCTCATCGAGGCGACTGCACTCGCCTACGAAATTCAGGGTGAACTCGCGTGGAACGCACCAGTCCGCGACAGGGGATTCGACCACGTCACGCACACGGTCATCACGCAGGCTACGGCCGCGGCGGCCTTGCTCGACCTCGACCACGAAGCAATCCGAGATGCCATCGGTATCGCCGGCACCGCGCACAACGCCCTCCGGGTGACCCGGACGGGCGGCATAAACGAGTGGAAGGGCGTCGCCTCCGGTAACGCCGCGCGAAACGGCACCTACGCCGCCCTGCTCGCGGACAACGGTATGGAAGGGCCGAAAGACCTCTTCGAGGGACAGAAAGGCTGGAAGCAAATCATCGCCGGCGACTTCGAGGTTGACCTCGACACGTCGTGTTCACGAGTCCACGACGTGATGACGAAACGCTACGTCGCCGAAACCTACGCCCAATCGGCCGTCGAAGGCATCATCGACCTCGCCGAAGAACACGACATCGACCACGAGGAAGTCACGTCCATCGACCTGGACACGTTCCACGGTGCGAAACTCATTATCGGTGGTGGCGAAGGCGACCGCCACGAAGTCGAGACGAAAGCCCAGGCTGACCACTCCCTGCCCTATATGCTCGCAGCAGCGCTCATCGACCGCCAGATGCTCACCGAGCAATACGAGCGCGCGCGCATCCAATCGGAGGATGTCCAGACGCTTCTCCAGACGGTTACGGTCGAGGAAGACGAAGAACTGACCGAACGGTTCGAAGACGGCGAGATGCCCGCAGTCATCGATATCGAACTCGAAGACGGTACGACTTACCACGTCGAGAAAGACGACTTCCGCGGCCATCCAAACACTCCCATGGACTGGGACGAACTCGAAGCAAAGTTCCACCCGATGGCCGCCACTGTCTACGGCGAGAGCCGCCGAGAGGAGATTATCGACTGCATCCGAAACCTTGAGGAACGCCACGTCGACGACTTGCTCGCGCTCCTCGACTGA
- a CDS encoding thiamine-binding protein, producing the protein MTVIARFEVIPVHEGGLSEDIAQAIEALDDFDISYELTATDTVIEADNVDEVFEAIQAAHNAVKADRVITSVEVDEQRRREQHGEDRIKSVASVLGREPKRERDT; encoded by the coding sequence ATGACTGTAATAGCTAGGTTCGAGGTCATCCCGGTCCACGAGGGAGGATTGTCCGAAGACATCGCACAGGCAATTGAAGCGCTCGACGACTTCGACATCTCGTACGAACTGACCGCGACAGATACGGTCATCGAGGCCGATAATGTCGACGAGGTGTTCGAAGCCATCCAAGCCGCGCACAACGCGGTGAAGGCTGACCGAGTCATTACCTCCGTCGAAGTCGACGAACAGCGGCGTCGCGAACAACACGGCGAAGATCGCATCAAGTCCGTCGCCAGCGTGCTCGGCCGCGAGCCGAAACGAGAGCGAGACACGTGA